A region from the Campylobacter blaseri genome encodes:
- a CDS encoding UDP-N-acetylmuramate dehydrogenase, translating into MIVDFSKFSSVGVGGKHEVAILDEGSVEHFDGVVIGGGYNILISPNPPKLGMLDKKFKFLSLKDDILTIGAATKSSFIYNFSKKNNISNFEFLRGIPGTLGGLLTMNAGLKGYEISNNLISVKTSKGGFKKEELVFSYRKSEIPGVILEAKFKVNLGFDISLSDQIFKQRSNQPKGASFGSCFTNPKGDYAARLIESVGLKGYKIGGCGFSQKHANFLINYGGATYDDVTKLIKLAQKRVFEEFGVRLKTEVVVL; encoded by the coding sequence ATGATAGTTGATTTTAGTAAATTTAGCTCTGTTGGAGTTGGTGGAAAGCATGAAGTTGCCATTTTAGATGAAGGTAGTGTAGAGCATTTTGATGGTGTTGTAATAGGCGGTGGATATAATATCTTAATATCGCCAAATCCGCCAAAGCTTGGTATGTTAGATAAGAAGTTTAAGTTTTTAAGTTTAAAAGATGATATTTTAACTATAGGAGCGGCAACTAAGAGCTCTTTTATATATAATTTTTCCAAAAAAAACAATATTTCAAATTTTGAGTTTTTACGTGGAATTCCTGGCACTTTAGGCGGACTTCTTACTATGAATGCAGGTTTAAAAGGCTATGAAATTTCTAATAATTTAATTAGTGTAAAAACTAGCAAAGGTGGATTTAAAAAAGAGGAATTAGTTTTTTCATATAGAAAAAGTGAAATTCCAGGTGTTATTTTGGAAGCTAAATTTAAAGTAAATTTAGGTTTTGATATAAGTTTAAGTGATCAAATCTTTAAACAAAGATCAAATCAGCCAAAAGGGGCAAGTTTTGGCTCTTGTTTTACAAATCCTAAGGGTGATTATGCAGCTAGACTTATAGAGAGTGTTGGACTAAAAGGCTATAAAATAGGCGGATGTGGATTTAGTCAAAAACATGCAAATTTTTTGATAAATTATGGTGGTGCAACTTATGATGATGTTACAAAACTTATAAAACTTGCTCAAAAAAGAGTTTTTGAAGAGTTTGGAGTTAGACTTAAAACAGAAGTTGTGGTTTTATAA
- a CDS encoding MqnA/MqnD/SBP family protein produces MKIVEIASNFYMKFDSSDSEILEFKHIEKNIKYLNKKIFDFAYDISLIDFSLYPLVFEEYALIYSGVKFEKEASGKLIRKKEKRLKPNFKLALEDENSIYAMLLRIKYSEARIITMDEKEIKKAILEDEVHAGLVFNGEFFNDFCVENDINQIWNSLNKKNLPFPVSCFVVRRSLPLVDAIESQRVLENKFQDGKFYENKDKSSAIEFLFELGYKYGFYPQKINIYDNLIPVEYLDFRFS; encoded by the coding sequence TTGAAAATTGTAGAGATTGCAAGCAATTTTTATATGAAATTTGATTCTAGTGATAGTGAAATTTTAGAATTTAAACATATTGAAAAAAATATAAAATATCTAAATAAAAAGATATTTGATTTTGCATACGATATAAGTTTGATTGATTTTTCATTATATCCTTTAGTTTTTGAAGAATATGCACTTATATATAGTGGTGTAAAGTTTGAAAAAGAGGCTAGTGGAAAATTGATTAGAAAAAAAGAAAAAAGATTAAAGCCAAATTTTAAATTAGCATTAGAGGATGAAAATTCAATATATGCAATGCTTTTAAGGATTAAATACTCTGAAGCTAGGATAATTACTATGGATGAAAAAGAGATTAAAAAAGCTATTTTAGAAGATGAGGTTCATGCTGGGCTTGTTTTTAATGGCGAATTTTTTAATGATTTTTGTGTTGAAAATGATATAAATCAAATTTGGAATAGTTTAAATAAAAAGAATTTACCATTTCCTGTAAGTTGCTTTGTCGTTAGAAGAAGCTTGCCTTTGGTTGATGCTATTGAGTCTCAAAGAGTGTTAGAAAATAAATTTCAAGATGGTAAGTTTTATGAAAATAAAGATAAAAGTAGTGCAATTGAGTTTTTGTTTGAATTAGGGTACAAATATGGTTTTTACCCTCAAAAAATCAATATTTATGATAATTTAATTCCAGTTGAATATTTGGATTTTAGGTTTAGTTAA
- the recA gene encoding recombinase RecA: protein MDEKKQKTLDLALKQIDKAFGKGTLVRLGDKEIEPIDSISTGSIGLDIALGIGGIPKGRIIEIYGPESSGKTTLALQVIAEAQKKDGICAFVDAEHALDVKYASNLGVDVENLYVSQPDFGEQALDIVETLARSGAIDLIVVDSVAALTPKTEIEGDMGDTHVGLQARLMSQALRKLASVVHKMGTTVIFINQIRMKIGQIGYGSPETTTGGNALKFYASVRIDIRRIATLKQNEESIGNRVKVKIVKNKVAPPFRLAEFDIMFGEGVSKLGELIDYGVKLDIVDKSGAWFSYKTTKIGQGRENAKNFLKENPEIAKEIEERIKEQLGVLENKIITGDVDND from the coding sequence ATGGATGAAAAAAAGCAAAAAACTCTTGATTTAGCACTTAAGCAGATTGACAAGGCTTTTGGAAAAGGAACCTTAGTAAGACTTGGCGATAAAGAGATTGAACCAATTGACTCAATCTCAACAGGCTCTATTGGGCTAGATATAGCTCTTGGAATAGGCGGAATTCCAAAGGGAAGAATCATAGAAATTTATGGACCAGAAAGCTCTGGTAAAACTACATTAGCCTTACAAGTTATAGCAGAAGCTCAAAAAAAAGATGGAATTTGTGCTTTTGTCGATGCTGAGCATGCTCTTGATGTAAAATATGCCTCAAATTTAGGTGTTGATGTTGAAAATTTATATGTTTCACAACCTGATTTTGGCGAGCAAGCTCTAGATATCGTTGAAACTCTTGCTAGAAGCGGAGCTATTGATCTAATAGTAGTTGACTCAGTTGCAGCACTTACTCCAAAAACTGAGATTGAAGGAGATATGGGTGATACTCACGTTGGACTTCAAGCAAGACTTATGAGTCAAGCACTTAGAAAACTAGCTAGTGTTGTCCATAAAATGGGAACTACTGTTATATTTATAAATCAAATTCGTATGAAAATAGGACAAATAGGATATGGCTCACCTGAAACTACAACGGGTGGAAATGCACTTAAGTTTTATGCCTCTGTTAGAATCGATATAAGAAGAATAGCAACTTTAAAACAAAATGAAGAGTCAATTGGAAATAGGGTCAAAGTTAAAATTGTTAAGAATAAAGTAGCACCTCCATTTAGACTGGCTGAATTTGACATAATGTTTGGCGAAGGAGTTAGTAAATTAGGTGAATTAATAGACTATGGTGTAAAACTTGATATAGTCGATAAAAGTGGTGCTTGGTTTAGTTATAAAACTACCAAAATAGGTCAAGGAAGAGAAAATGCTAAAAATTTCTTAAAAGAAAATCCAGAAATTGCAAAAGAGATTGAAGAACGGATTAAAGAACAACTTGGAGTTTTAGAAAATAAAATTATAACAGGAGATGTGGATAATGATTAG
- the eno gene encoding phosphopyruvate hydratase, with product MISIADIFAQEVLDSRGNPTIKTTIVLTDGTEASAIVPSGASTGKKEALELRDGDGRFYGKGVLKAVQNTEEIIAETIVGMSPYDQKLIDKAMLKLDGTDNYSNLGANAVLGVSMAVARAAAKSLNMPLFRYIGGENASVLPVPMFNIINGGAHANNSVDFQEYMIMPFGFTKFSDALRAVAEIYQSLKTILNESGHSTAVGDEGGFAPNLENNEEPIKVIIEAIKKAGYKVGEEIKLALDVAASELYKNGKYHIEGKEFSSDELIEYYSTLCEKYPIYSIEDGLGEDDWDGWAKLTKKLGDSVQLVGDDLFVTNEKILREGIKTNTANAILIKPNQIGSLSQTLATIRLAQRNGYKTIISHRSGESEDTFIVDLAVATNAGQIKTGATSRSERNAKYNRLLEIELETDEYLGNGI from the coding sequence ATGATTAGCATTGCAGATATTTTCGCACAAGAGGTGCTTGATAGCAGGGGAAACCCAACCATAAAAACAACCATTGTTTTAACAGACGGTACTGAAGCTAGTGCTATTGTTCCAAGTGGTGCAAGCACAGGTAAAAAAGAGGCTTTAGAACTTAGAGATGGCGATGGTAGATTTTACGGAAAAGGTGTTTTAAAAGCTGTGCAAAACACTGAAGAGATTATAGCTGAAACAATTGTAGGTATGAGCCCGTATGATCAAAAACTCATTGATAAAGCTATGTTAAAACTTGATGGCACAGATAACTACTCAAATTTAGGAGCTAATGCAGTTTTAGGTGTTTCAATGGCAGTTGCAAGAGCTGCTGCAAAAAGTCTAAATATGCCACTTTTTAGATACATTGGTGGAGAAAATGCAAGCGTTTTACCTGTTCCTATGTTTAACATTATAAATGGTGGAGCACATGCAAACAATAGTGTTGATTTTCAAGAATATATGATAATGCCTTTTGGCTTTACCAAATTTAGTGACGCATTAAGAGCTGTTGCTGAAATTTACCAAAGCTTAAAAACTATTTTAAATGAATCAGGTCATAGCACTGCAGTTGGAGATGAAGGTGGTTTTGCACCAAATTTAGAAAACAATGAAGAGCCGATAAAAGTTATAATTGAAGCTATAAAAAAAGCTGGGTATAAAGTGGGTGAAGAGATAAAACTAGCTTTAGATGTTGCAGCAAGCGAGCTTTATAAAAATGGCAAATATCATATAGAAGGAAAAGAGTTTTCAAGCGATGAGTTGATTGAGTATTACTCTACGCTTTGTGAAAAATATCCAATTTACTCTATAGAAGATGGTCTTGGCGAAGATGACTGGGATGGCTGGGCAAAATTAACAAAAAAACTTGGAGATAGTGTTCAGTTAGTTGGTGATGATTTATTTGTTACAAATGAGAAAATTTTAAGAGAAGGTATTAAGACAAACACAGCAAATGCAATCTTAATAAAACCAAATCAAATAGGCTCACTAAGCCAAACTCTTGCGACTATAAGACTTGCACAAAGAAATGGATATAAAACTATTATAAGCCATAGAAGTGGCGAAAGCGAAGATACATTTATAGTAGATCTTGCAGTAGCTACAAATGCTGGGCAAATTAAAACAGGTGCAACTTCAAGAAGTGAAAGAAATGCAAAATATAACCGCTTACTTGAGATTGAACTTGAAACAGATGAGTATTTAGGAAATGGTATTTGA
- the thiD gene encoding bifunctional hydroxymethylpyrimidine kinase/phosphomethylpyrimidine kinase has protein sequence MKVLLSIAGSDSSGGAGIQADIKTAEYFKIFSTTALTALTAQNTMGVKEIVNISPSFVKAQIDTVKEDFQISAVKIGMLFNKEIIDVVEDFIKYLDIPIVIDPVFISKAGSTLMSDENIKYMKNLFKYATILTPNLYEAKVLFGDDLNVIAPCNVVIKNIKENDFSIDRLFYKNGNIKEFKNEFINTENLHGTGCSFSTAIACNLALGNSLENSVKISKEFITKAIKNAPNLGHGKGPILHNLNDL, from the coding sequence ATGAAAGTATTATTAAGTATAGCAGGAAGCGATTCAAGTGGTGGAGCTGGGATTCAAGCGGATATAAAAACTGCTGAATATTTTAAAATCTTTTCAACAACAGCTCTAACAGCTCTAACAGCCCAAAATACAATGGGCGTTAAGGAGATTGTAAATATATCTCCGAGTTTTGTAAAAGCACAAATAGACACAGTTAAAGAAGACTTTCAAATATCTGCTGTTAAGATAGGAATGCTCTTTAATAAAGAGATTATAGATGTAGTGGAGGATTTTATCAAATATTTAGATATTCCCATTGTGATTGATCCTGTATTTATCTCAAAAGCTGGCTCTACTTTAATGAGTGATGAAAATATAAAATATATGAAAAATCTTTTTAAATACGCAACCATTTTAACACCAAATTTATATGAAGCAAAGGTGCTTTTTGGAGATGATTTAAATGTTATTGCACCTTGCAATGTAGTCATTAAAAATATAAAAGAGAATGATTTTAGTATTGATAGGCTATTTTATAAAAATGGCAATATAAAAGAGTTTAAAAATGAATTTATAAATACAGAAAACCTTCACGGAACAGGTTGCTCATTTAGCACCGCAATTGCATGCAACCTAGCTTTAGGTAATTCTTTAGAAAACTCAGTTAAAATCTCAAAAGAATTTATAACAAAAGCTATAAAAAATGCACCAAATTTAGGACATGGAAAAGGTCCTATTTTACATAATTTAAATGATTTATAG
- a CDS encoding cysteine hydrolase family protein — MSKKKNLLVVVDFQNDFVDGSLGFDNANRLESVIESKILSYRKNGDDVVFTLDTHEEDYLETIEGRNLPIKHCIKGTNGWEIYGKIKNLVKDSVVFEKGGFGSDKLYQFLKENFYVSIEFVGLVSNICVVTNAILAKTASPKSEIIVNAKATDSYDKNIEEKTFDVLENLHIKVINREVI, encoded by the coding sequence ATGAGTAAGAAAAAAAATCTTTTAGTTGTTGTGGATTTTCAAAATGATTTCGTTGATGGTTCGTTAGGTTTTGATAATGCTAACAGGCTAGAAAGTGTAATAGAGAGTAAAATTCTAAGTTATAGAAAAAATGGTGATGATGTGGTTTTTACACTTGACACTCACGAAGAAGATTACCTAGAAACTATAGAAGGTAGAAATTTGCCTATAAAGCACTGTATAAAAGGCACTAACGGTTGGGAAATATATGGGAAAATTAAAAATTTGGTTAAAGATAGTGTGGTTTTTGAAAAAGGTGGCTTTGGCTCAGATAAGTTGTATCAATTTTTAAAAGAAAATTTTTATGTAAGCATTGAATTTGTAGGTCTTGTAAGTAATATTTGCGTAGTTACAAATGCAATTTTAGCAAAAACAGCAAGTCCAAAAAGTGAAATTATAGTTAATGCAAAAGCTACTGATTCATACGATAAAAACATAGAGGAAAAAACTTTTGATGTGTTAGAAAATTTACATATAAAGGTTATAAACAGGGAAGTGATTTAA
- a CDS encoding type II secretion system protein, with protein sequence MIELIFVIVILGILAAVAIPRLAATRDDAEVAKSLSNLGTAVSDITANYTAQGGFNSNTIATYTNVEGIDYSGSDQLTALDGNDPITVTLNYKVSKTKDCATISLIKNTENEISIFIGTPKLAALQEKISEENAELKKAKDKAVGGTDGYADDDAKKVAVEAAQTKVDEAKKALTDTLSKLTSYAPDGADSSCRSLLTASSFKDMAGKEYQLSGSRVKF encoded by the coding sequence ATGATCGAATTAATTTTCGTAATCGTAATTTTAGGTATCTTGGCAGCAGTTGCTATCCCAAGATTAGCAGCTACAAGAGATGACGCAGAAGTCGCAAAATCACTTAGTAACTTAGGAACAGCAGTAAGCGATATCACAGCTAACTATACAGCACAAGGTGGTTTTAATTCAAATACAATAGCTACATATACAAATGTGGAAGGGATTGACTATAGCGGTAGTGATCAATTGACAGCATTAGATGGCAATGACCCAATTACAGTTACCCTTAACTACAAAGTAAGCAAAACTAAAGATTGTGCTACAATTAGTCTTATAAAAAATACAGAAAATGAAATTTCTATCTTTATAGGAACACCTAAATTAGCAGCTTTACAAGAAAAAATTTCAGAAGAAAATGCAGAACTTAAAAAAGCAAAAGATAAAGCTGTTGGTGGCACTGATGGATATGCAGATGATGATGCTAAAAAAGTAGCAGTTGAAGCAGCACAAACCAAAGTTGACGAAGCTAAAAAAGCTCTAACAGATACATTATCAAAACTTACTAGCTATGCTCCAGATGGAGCTGATAGCTCATGCAGATCTTTATTAACAGCTAGCTCATTTAAAGATATGGCAGGTAAAGAATACCAACTATCAGGTTCAAGAGTAAAATTCTAA
- a CDS encoding type II secretion system protein, with protein MIELIFVIVILGILAAVAIPRLAATRDDAEVAKSLSNLGTAVSDITANYTAQGSFDTDDISAFTNVEGISYSDATKLTALKSAGAQTVTLNYPVNKKNCATISLMKNNFDEITIFIGTSKLLTLQKAISTAKEKVKEAEAKDYSSESDPATAKTTAVTEAKEGVTTAKKALTDALAKTDSTAPAGADSSCRSLVSASSFRDMAGKEYQLSGSRVRF; from the coding sequence ATGATCGAATTAATTTTCGTAATCGTAATTTTAGGTATCTTGGCAGCAGTTGCTATCCCAAGATTAGCAGCTACAAGAGATGACGCAGAAGTCGCAAAATCACTTAGTAACTTAGGAACAGCAGTAAGCGATATCACAGCTAACTATACAGCACAAGGTAGTTTTGATACTGATGATATATCTGCTTTTACAAATGTTGAAGGAATTAGCTACAGTGACGCTACTAAATTGACAGCATTAAAATCTGCAGGAGCTCAAACAGTTACTCTTAACTATCCTGTAAATAAAAAGAATTGTGCTACAATTAGTCTTATGAAAAATAATTTTGATGAAATTACAATTTTTATAGGAACATCTAAATTGCTTACTCTTCAAAAAGCTATCTCTACTGCAAAAGAAAAAGTTAAAGAAGCAGAGGCTAAAGACTATTCAAGCGAAAGTGATCCAGCAACTGCAAAAACTACAGCAGTTACTGAAGCAAAAGAAGGAGTTACCACAGCTAAAAAAGCTCTAACAGATGCATTGGCTAAAACAGATTCAACTGCACCAGCTGGAGCTGATAGCTCATGCAGATCTTTAGTATCAGCTAGCTCATTTAGAGATATGGCAGGTAAAGAATACCAACTATCAGGTTCAAGAGTAAGATTCTAA
- a CDS encoding tyrosine-type recombinase/integrase, producing MNLINHKNKIYLEYYTSSKLVKRSLNLEYNQKNLKYAKTTLLPLFLKISAQKNSKKLLPKRAISRSIKNVKYAKTLKEFCDEILLNLTYTAKKGTINSAKYSIRRFFDFIDNKEITAYSIKDMQMAVFRMKKESLSAKTINLLLTYPNLAFKKAKQQNIIKENPFLFVKKPKETTKPKVVFSKKQISNILENAKGELKTFLYIAFYTGARCGEILALNGDDIDILNATIYIEKNQARYELTTPKNGKTRQIVAPKELVVYLKNALGGFMGSSNKLFYSDYFQIYYEFKKLLKALDYPLCGLHTTRHTYTTHLMKNCISPMFIANNLGHSNLDLVNRIYSHYLFDKKEIKKINEKIKF from the coding sequence ATGAATTTAATAAATCATAAAAACAAAATCTATTTAGAGTATTACACATCGTCAAAACTTGTGAAAAGGTCATTAAATCTTGAGTATAATCAAAAGAATTTAAAATATGCAAAAACTACACTTCTACCCCTGTTTTTAAAAATATCAGCACAGAAAAATAGTAAAAAACTGCTACCTAAAAGAGCCATTTCAAGAAGTATTAAAAATGTAAAATATGCTAAAACTTTGAAGGAATTTTGTGATGAAATTTTGCTAAATTTAACTTATACAGCAAAAAAAGGAACGATAAATTCAGCAAAATACTCTATAAGAAGATTTTTTGATTTTATAGACAACAAGGAGATAACAGCTTATAGCATTAAAGATATGCAAATGGCAGTGTTTCGTATGAAAAAAGAAAGTCTTAGTGCAAAAACTATAAATTTACTTTTGACCTATCCGAATTTAGCATTTAAAAAGGCAAAACAGCAAAATATCATAAAAGAAAATCCTTTTTTATTTGTAAAAAAACCAAAAGAGACAACTAAGCCAAAAGTAGTTTTTAGTAAAAAACAGATAAGCAATATCTTGGAAAATGCAAAAGGGGAGTTGAAAACATTTTTATATATAGCATTTTATACGGGAGCTAGGTGCGGTGAAATTTTAGCTTTAAATGGTGATGATATAGATATTTTAAATGCAACCATATATATAGAAAAAAATCAAGCAAGATATGAACTAACTACACCAAAAAATGGCAAAACAAGGCAGATAGTAGCACCAAAAGAGCTTGTAGTTTATTTAAAAAATGCGTTAGGGGGATTTATGGGTTCATCAAACAAGTTATTTTATAGTGATTACTTTCAAATTTACTATGAGTTTAAAAAGCTTTTAAAGGCTTTGGACTATCCATTATGTGGGCTTCATACTACTAGGCATACATATACCACTCATTTGATGAAAAATTGCATTTCGCCAATGTTTATAGCAAATAACCTGGGGCATTCGAATTTGGATTTGGTAAATAGGATATATTCTCATTATTTGTTTGATAAAAAAGAGATTAAAAAGATAAATGAAAAAATTAAATTTTAA
- a CDS encoding type II secretion system protein produces MIELIFVIVILGILAAVAIPRLAATRDDAEVAKSLSNLGTAVSDITANYTAQGSFDTDEISAFTNVEGITYKDDNKKLTALKSAGAQTVTLNYKAGKTTDCAAISLIKNTENEISIFIGTSKTIALQEAISEAEAKVVEAKDKTVGSGGYTDEAAKQKAVTEAEEAVTKAKENLKSALSSKGDSLIPDGADSSCRSFVRASSFQDMAAKSYRLSGSRVRF; encoded by the coding sequence ATGATCGAATTAATTTTCGTAATCGTAATTTTAGGTATCTTGGCAGCAGTTGCTATCCCAAGATTAGCAGCAACAAGAGATGACGCAGAAGTTGCAAAATCACTTAGTAACTTAGGAACAGCAGTAAGCGATATCACAGCTAACTACACAGCTCAAGGTAGTTTTGATACTGATGAGATATCTGCTTTCACAAATGTTGAAGGTATCACTTACAAAGATGATAACAAAAAATTAACAGCATTAAAATCTGCAGGAGCTCAAACAGTTACTCTTAACTATAAAGCAGGTAAAACTACTGATTGTGCTGCAATTAGTCTTATAAAAAATACAGAAAATGAAATTTCTATCTTTATAGGTACTTCTAAGACAATTGCTTTGCAAGAAGCAATTTCTGAAGCCGAAGCAAAAGTTGTTGAAGCAAAAGATAAAACTGTTGGCTCGGGCGGATATACAGATGAAGCAGCTAAACAAAAAGCAGTTACTGAAGCAGAAGAAGCAGTTACCAAAGCTAAAGAAAATCTAAAGAGTGCATTATCTTCAAAGGGAGATAGCTTAATTCCAGATGGAGCAGATAGTTCATGCAGATCTTTTGTAAGAGCTAGCTCTTTCCAAGATATGGCTGCTAAAAGCTATAGACTATCAGGTTCAAGAGTAAGATTCTAA
- a CDS encoding tetratricopeptide repeat protein, with protein sequence MKKIILLTTIFISICFGDLISQSHELYKKGDYKNAIKNLQKVCEKGVVEGCHNLSLIYLDKKINNSTKAKEYLQKACNANLNISCLSLGELYEVGVGSKKDPFKAFELYEKSCKLKSVDGCFKLGYFYEKGLATRQNFDKAEEIYKKNCDKKDIKSCLALGGMYEKGVKKNLEKSNQYFKKACENGGVEGCLKMVVFSLNTTPPNAKNIIFYLDKACNLGNDSSCMDIGVYYTKGELVEQNLSKAKEYFGLACDMKNLKGCESYRVLNEEGF encoded by the coding sequence ATGAAAAAGATTATATTGTTAACAACTATTTTTATATCTATTTGCTTTGGAGATTTGATATCACAAAGTCATGAGTTATATAAAAAAGGCGATTATAAAAACGCTATCAAAAATTTACAAAAAGTTTGTGAAAAAGGAGTTGTAGAGGGTTGCCATAATCTATCTTTGATTTATTTAGATAAAAAGATAAACAATTCAACTAAAGCTAAAGAGTATCTGCAAAAAGCATGCAATGCTAATTTAAACATTAGTTGTCTTTCTTTAGGCGAACTATATGAAGTTGGAGTAGGTAGTAAAAAAGATCCTTTTAAAGCATTTGAGCTTTATGAAAAGTCTTGTAAGCTAAAGAGTGTTGATGGGTGCTTTAAGCTTGGATATTTTTATGAAAAAGGCTTAGCAACTAGGCAAAATTTTGATAAAGCTGAGGAAATTTATAAAAAAAATTGTGATAAAAAAGATATAAAAAGTTGTTTAGCGCTTGGGGGGATGTATGAAAAAGGGGTTAAGAAAAACTTAGAAAAATCTAATCAGTATTTTAAAAAAGCTTGTGAAAATGGAGGAGTTGAAGGTTGTTTAAAAATGGTTGTTTTTAGTTTAAATACAACACCGCCAAATGCAAAAAATATTATTTTTTATCTAGATAAAGCTTGTAATTTAGGAAATGATAGCTCTTGTATGGACATCGGAGTTTACTATACAAAAGGAGAGTTGGTGGAGCAAAATTTAAGCAAAGCCAAGGAGTATTTTGGTTTAGCTTGTGATATGAAAAACTTAAAAGGGTGTGAGAGTTATAGGGTTTTAAACGAAGAGGGATTTTAG
- a CDS encoding OmpA family protein, with amino-acid sequence MKKIKLLLAFAFTALLIQGCTTKTSQSVPKDGILTKDEVTFPDIDKIWLDGPAFPSKENLAKIEKGMSKDQIRMLIGHPHFAEGLYAVVEWDYLFNLKEKAGDPDKICQYKVVFDENYTAQSFFWQPKNCLSDDVVMDKPIDLETLFEFDSAIVVSKYYDKIAKMAKFANKTGANLLIEGHTDSIGNDNYNLKLSQKRANAVRELMIKDYGVNPNKIKAVGYGETKPIATNSTDEGRKQNRRVTATAYNKK; translated from the coding sequence ATGAAAAAAATTAAATTACTTCTAGCTTTTGCATTTACTGCTTTGCTAATCCAAGGTTGTACAACCAAAACAAGCCAAAGCGTTCCAAAAGATGGTATTTTAACCAAAGATGAGGTTACTTTCCCAGATATTGATAAAATTTGGCTTGATGGTCCAGCATTTCCATCTAAAGAAAATTTGGCAAAAATTGAAAAAGGTATGAGTAAAGATCAGATAAGAATGCTAATCGGACACCCTCACTTTGCAGAAGGTTTATATGCTGTAGTTGAATGGGACTATCTGTTTAATTTAAAAGAAAAAGCAGGAGATCCTGATAAAATATGTCAATATAAAGTGGTTTTTGATGAAAACTATACAGCTCAAAGCTTTTTTTGGCAACCAAAAAATTGTCTTAGCGATGATGTAGTTATGGATAAACCTATAGATCTTGAAACGCTTTTTGAATTTGATAGTGCTATTGTAGTTTCTAAATACTATGACAAAATTGCTAAAATGGCAAAATTTGCTAACAAAACAGGTGCAAATCTTTTAATAGAAGGTCACACTGATAGTATAGGAAATGATAACTATAATTTAAAATTATCTCAAAAAAGAGCTAATGCGGTTAGGGAACTTATGATAAAAGATTATGGTGTAAATCCTAATAAAATTAAAGCAGTTGGCTATGGCGAAACAAAACCTATAGCTACAAATAGCACAGATGAAGGTCGTAAGCAAAACAGACGCGTAACAGCAACAGCTTATAACAAAAAATAA